One Solirubrobacterales bacterium genomic window carries:
- a CDS encoding PKD domain-containing protein — translation MRNSETIQIRNQGETMGATEMTAKGTTRFTRLAAIVAGLVAALMLLAGMQANGANAAYVANPGTFTVQFTNGPGDGIRFSNGSISETRWPFSAITTPSPPSFPITVNADGTFTANTDSLSFQEKQIHNNCLTGAFLCVGAPKGVRSLPEDGGTWSGTIDPATGAISMSMPLRIRNRSVSGSAIDDCYIGGAGTGPISIDPSTANANGVAYNFVSRTARLADAGWTTPMPGGLNGGGGSGNCDRTANWNTPMNLPSADTWFRANVTIQDGNGDGVRPFPKPTFTVAPDPVGEGDTVTLDATASNMTGFLDACPDPNVDTGCGYEWDFDNDGTIDKRTNTPTVTTSYATAGNYTAELTINSNKGTVESTTRSLTVQIHPVAQIDSGPPSVTKETQNDFTYSIPVNPDNATTQCSVDGGGWSACISGDDFTFTQADDTTGSHNFRVRGITPGGVIGPVATHNFTIDRVKPRVTIAPGSLPANPTTVTSANFSFTADKPNTTLECQLDGGAWQPCGTNSTGSQGYSNLAQSSPRPIEAPNPHQFRIRATDQYGNIGGDGNPGGGAFDWEIDLTSPTINLDTKPANPSNVISPSLGWTNNESIQLAQCRLGINGSFGPWANCGSLTGKSYSNLADATYSFGLRTLDVAGNWSSTTTWNWVLETVDPGLTITKAPPLFSKRSLAQFFWDTDPANTNRCQIDSEPVQNPCDPGIKYAYLSEGSHIFTVISTDPALNETTKTYSWSIKTVQPVVAIDPGSLPDANSTVDSANFVLTTANGTAECSLDGAAFGPCDSDSAQAYTGLGQGNHTFEVRAVDDYGNRSATDAYSWQVLTAGPVVTLPTTPPNRDRHSTATFSIDVDSADSNVPTVCAIDGIPFGCSNQAVVTDLADGSHTFEVTATDSAGQTDTASYTWTVKAKIPGLGFDATPVAVSNSDDATFEFSSDEDPNVTYDCSLDGASWAGCSSPVDLDSLSQGNHSFRVRAGDDVGNTIVETFTWKVDTIAPTVAFDSTPPANTTDVAELIAFHASEGDATLECKLDAGSFAACTSPKLVADLAVGNHSLSVRATDPAGNTGATATTSWTVDALPAPPVGNGLKATPKSQSKPKTVKSKAKGKKAKGKKKAKGKKASKRNKR, via the coding sequence TTGAGGAACAGCGAAACCATCCAGATCAGGAATCAGGGAGAAACAATGGGAGCCACCGAGATGACAGCCAAGGGAACGACCCGCTTCACGCGGCTCGCAGCGATCGTCGCCGGCCTTGTCGCGGCGCTGATGCTGCTGGCCGGGATGCAGGCGAACGGCGCGAACGCGGCCTACGTCGCGAACCCCGGCACCTTCACGGTTCAGTTCACCAACGGTCCCGGCGACGGGATCCGCTTCTCGAACGGTTCGATCAGCGAGACCCGCTGGCCGTTCAGCGCGATCACGACCCCTTCGCCGCCCAGCTTCCCGATCACCGTGAACGCGGACGGCACCTTCACTGCGAACACCGACTCGCTCTCCTTTCAGGAGAAACAGATCCACAACAACTGTCTGACCGGTGCCTTCCTCTGCGTCGGCGCCCCGAAGGGCGTCAGGAGCCTTCCCGAAGACGGCGGCACCTGGTCCGGCACGATTGACCCGGCCACCGGTGCGATCTCGATGAGCATGCCGCTGCGGATCCGCAACCGTTCCGTTTCCGGCAGCGCGATTGACGACTGCTACATCGGTGGTGCGGGCACCGGCCCGATCTCGATCGATCCGTCCACCGCCAACGCCAACGGTGTGGCCTACAACTTCGTTTCAAGGACCGCAAGACTTGCCGATGCCGGCTGGACCACCCCGATGCCGGGTGGCCTGAACGGCGGCGGCGGCTCCGGAAACTGCGACCGGACCGCCAACTGGAACACCCCGATGAACCTGCCCTCCGCGGACACCTGGTTCCGGGCGAATGTGACCATTCAGGACGGCAACGGTGACGGTGTGCGGCCCTTCCCGAAGCCGACCTTCACGGTCGCCCCGGACCCGGTCGGCGAGGGTGACACGGTCACTCTCGACGCCACCGCATCGAACATGACCGGGTTCCTCGACGCCTGCCCCGACCCGAATGTGGATACCGGCTGCGGTTACGAGTGGGACTTCGACAACGACGGCACGATCGACAAGCGCACCAACACGCCGACGGTGACCACCTCCTACGCGACCGCCGGTAACTACACTGCCGAGCTGACGATCAACAGCAACAAGGGCACGGTCGAGTCCACCACCCGGTCGCTGACCGTCCAGATCCACCCGGTCGCCCAGATCGACTCCGGGCCGCCCTCGGTGACCAAGGAGACCCAGAACGACTTCACCTACTCGATTCCGGTCAACCCGGACAACGCCACCACCCAGTGTTCGGTTGACGGCGGCGGCTGGAGCGCCTGCATCAGCGGTGACGACTTCACCTTCACCCAGGCCGATGACACGACCGGGAGCCACAACTTCCGGGTCCGCGGCATCACCCCGGGCGGCGTGATCGGTCCGGTGGCGACCCACAACTTCACCATCGACCGGGTCAAGCCGCGGGTGACGATCGCCCCGGGCTCGCTGCCGGCCAACCCGACCACGGTGACCTCGGCCAACTTCAGCTTCACCGCCGACAAGCCGAACACCACGCTCGAGTGCCAGCTCGACGGTGGCGCCTGGCAGCCCTGCGGCACCAACTCGACCGGCAGCCAGGGTTACAGCAACCTTGCCCAGTCCTCACCGCGGCCGATCGAGGCCCCGAATCCGCATCAGTTCCGGATCCGGGCGACCGATCAGTACGGCAACATCGGCGGTGACGGCAACCCCGGCGGCGGCGCCTTCGACTGGGAGATCGACCTGACCTCCCCGACGATCAACCTGGACACGAAGCCGGCCAACCCCTCGAACGTGATCTCGCCGAGTCTCGGCTGGACCAACAACGAGTCGATCCAGCTGGCCCAGTGCCGCCTCGGGATCAACGGCAGCTTCGGCCCCTGGGCGAACTGCGGCAGCCTCACCGGCAAGAGCTACTCCAATCTGGCCGATGCGACCTACAGCTTCGGTCTGCGGACGCTCGACGTCGCCGGTAACTGGAGCTCCACCACCACCTGGAACTGGGTGCTGGAGACGGTCGACCCCGGGCTGACGATCACCAAGGCCCCGCCGCTCTTCTCGAAGCGTTCGCTGGCCCAGTTCTTCTGGGACACCGATCCGGCCAACACCAACCGCTGCCAGATCGACAGCGAGCCGGTGCAGAATCCCTGTGACCCGGGCATCAAGTACGCCTACCTCAGCGAGGGTTCGCACATCTTCACGGTGATCTCGACCGACCCGGCGCTGAACGAGACCACCAAGACGTACAGCTGGTCGATCAAGACGGTCCAGCCGGTGGTCGCGATCGACCCGGGCAGCCTGCCGGACGCCAACTCGACCGTGGACAGCGCCAACTTCGTGCTGACCACCGCCAACGGCACGGCCGAGTGCAGCCTCGACGGGGCCGCCTTCGGTCCCTGTGACAGCGACTCGGCCCAGGCCTACACCGGTCTCGGCCAGGGCAACCACACCTTCGAGGTGCGGGCGGTCGATGACTACGGCAACCGGAGCGCCACCGACGCCTACTCCTGGCAGGTGCTGACCGCCGGTCCGGTGGTCACCCTGCCGACCACCCCGCCGAACCGGGACCGGCACTCGACCGCGACCTTCTCGATCGACGTCGATTCCGCCGACAGCAACGTCCCGACGGTCTGCGCGATCGACGGAATCCCGTTCGGCTGCTCCAACCAGGCGGTGGTCACCGACCTCGCCGACGGCAGTCACACCTTCGAGGTGACCGCCACCGACAGCGCCGGACAGACCGACACCGCCAGCTACACCTGGACGGTCAAGGCGAAGATCCCGGGACTCGGCTTCGATGCCACCCCGGTGGCAGTCTCGAACAGCGATGACGCCACCTTCGAGTTCTCCTCGGACGAGGACCCGAACGTGACCTACGACTGCAGCCTCGATGGGGCCAGCTGGGCCGGCTGCTCCAGCCCGGTTGATCTCGACTCGCTCTCCCAGGGCAACCACAGCTTCCGGGTGCGGGCCGGTGACGACGTCGGCAACACGATCGTCGAGACCTTCACCTGGAAGGTGGACACGATCGCTCCGACCGTGGCCTTCGACTCGACCCCGCCGGCGAACACCACCGATGTGGCCGAGCTGATCGCCTTCCACGCCAGCGAGGGTGATGCCACTCTCGAGTGCAAGCTGGATGCCGGTTCATTCGCGGCCTGCACCTCGCCGAAGCTGGTCGCCGATCTCGCGGTCGGGAACCACAGCCTGAGCGTGAGGGCCACCGATCCGGCCGGCAACACCGGGGCCACCGCAACCACCTCGTGGACTGTGGATGCCTTGCCGGCACCGCCCGTCGGGAACGGCCTCAAGGCCACCCCGAAGAGCCAGTCCAAGCCGAAGACCGTGAAGTCCAAGGCGAAAGGCAAGAAGGCCAAGGGCAAGAAGAAGGCCAAGGGCAAGAAGGCCTCGAAGCGGAATAAGCGCTGA
- a CDS encoding type II toxin-antitoxin system HicB family antitoxin: MAEEREYEIVLQPEPEGGFSVFVPELPSVATQGETAEEAKSMAREAIEAYLEVMREDGLPLPSVQRSRVAVDA, encoded by the coding sequence GTGGCCGAAGAGCGTGAGTACGAGATCGTCTTGCAGCCTGAGCCCGAAGGTGGCTTTAGCGTGTTTGTGCCTGAGCTTCCGAGCGTGGCGACCCAGGGTGAGACTGCAGAGGAAGCGAAGTCGATGGCGCGCGAGGCGATCGAGGCGTATCTCGAAGTGATGCGTGAGGACGGCCTTCCACTGCCAAGCGTTCAGCGCAGCCGCGTAGCCGTCGACGCGTGA
- a CDS encoding type II toxin-antitoxin system HicA family toxin, which translates to MNPRLPPVTGKQAIAALEKDGWYVKRVRGSHHVMRHPDIPDAIPVPVHGNREIKRGTLSSILRVAGLSRDEFVRLLG; encoded by the coding sequence GTGAATCCAAGGCTTCCGCCGGTCACCGGAAAGCAGGCCATCGCAGCGCTGGAGAAGGACGGCTGGTACGTGAAGCGTGTGCGCGGCAGCCACCATGTCATGCGCCACCCGGACATCCCCGACGCGATCCCGGTACCGGTTCACGGGAACCGGGAGATCAAGCGAGGGACGCTCTCCAGCATCCTGCGGGTTGCCGGGCTCAGCCGTGACGAGTTCGTTCGACTTCTCGGTTAG